One Chitinophagales bacterium genomic window carries:
- a CDS encoding tRNA/rRNA methyltransferase, producing MRKLTGDELNRLSPQAFKEAKKNPCIIVLDNVRSRFNVGAVFRTADAFRVEAIYLCGITPVPPHREIRKTALGAEETVAWKYFPSAEEAVLLLKAENRMIIVAEQTDCSIPLQHFNAPQNKSLALIFGNEVHGVSEAVIKLADASVEIPQFGSKHSLNIAVSAAIVVWEFWKQVHQK from the coding sequence ATGCGGAAATTAACTGGGGATGAGTTGAACCGACTCTCCCCGCAGGCTTTCAAAGAAGCTAAAAAAAATCCATGCATTATTGTGCTGGATAACGTGAGGAGCCGCTTTAATGTTGGTGCTGTCTTTCGCACCGCTGATGCTTTTCGGGTTGAGGCAATTTATCTTTGTGGTATTACGCCTGTTCCTCCCCATAGAGAAATACGCAAAACTGCTTTGGGGGCTGAAGAAACCGTGGCGTGGAAATACTTTCCGTCTGCTGAAGAAGCTGTTCTGTTACTCAAAGCAGAAAACCGTATGATCATAGTTGCCGAACAAACAGACTGCAGTATTCCTTTACAGCATTTTAATGCTCCTCAGAACAAATCGCTTGCATTGATTTTCGGCAATGAAGTACATGGTGTCAGCGAAGCGGTGATAAAGCTGGCTGACGCAAGTGTGGAAATTCCCCAGTTTGGCAGCAAGCACTCCCTGAATATTGCTGTAAGTGCCGCTATCGTGGTGTGGGAATTCTGGAAGCAGGTGCATCAAAAATAA
- a CDS encoding alpha-2-macroglobulin, which translates to MKKNLVVALSVLLICAGWAAINAEKSAFLLPDPNWNNYEKEWNEVDSLMQAGLPRSALTRIEHIYAAARKEKNHPQVVKALLYRAGAEYQFEEEPQASVISLLERELPHLTFPQKQFAQSILASLYWRYYQINRYRILNRTATDGFVPDDFKTWDAEKFVRRVSELFLSSLKPEDSLKVLPVDLFYPLLDHTKESKVYRPTLFDFFAHRALEFFQNSESGLTRPLYQFSLDDPAFFAPPEAFIRIQVQSRDTLSFIYQAVLIWQKLLAFHLQRADWAALGDADLHRLRFIFTYYRGEDKENLFMQALLHHQQQYASDTAVAAFSGFERARFLYDVGRRYQRGNDSLRWKKRDAYQQCQRIIELYPGTKGAANCRMLLEEIQQPSIGLQLEEVNTPDMPFRAFVRYKNVERLWLRVVRVSPAEEMKLNTVPSAERKQRLLVKPAIQQWQQALPSAGDYNTLTTEIVVPALPAGFYYLLASSTADFSDAYPVAAVSFSVSHLSCITRKGEKGRLEIYVNNRISGKPMKNVSIQTYRKSYDYVKREYVLKDGSVYKTDNNGFRMIAFPKDSEPFFLKLMHKNDSLLVNYPFYDYMGHSEEPTMRNKTFFFTDRAIYRPGQTVYFKALVLQTDGIKNTIRKNFTETVELLDVNYQKVAEVTLVTNEYGTFHGSFVLPHGLLNGTFTLRCKSGSKSIQVEDYKRPRFSVSFQPVTGSFRLYDTAVVEGMAVSYAGAALTRAEVRYRVERTVFFPFLNHFRSPWPSGERMEITSGTTTTDESGGFYFSFRLLPDPSISPDQAPVFHYRVYADITDVNGETQSAQTVVHAGYRAWQATIELGEVLLAGQIDTLRFSIRNLNNQPQEAKGTISIFKLKNPDRLLRPRLWESPDTNIIPREVYIKNFPYDVYENENKHENWERESLVWSSNFDTKRAGFLVLENTAQWPVGMYAAELQTTDPFGQIITEVAYFSVFQEGSGGLPYKTFSWVHLKNQIAEPGQQVELFVGSAAENTRVLYEVMLQDRIIERKWLEIGNRVRKLEIPVTEEYRGNFVVNLVLIRFGRVYNYSHIVEVPFSNKQLHLEATTFRDRLLPGEHEEWQFKITGPQGEKVMAEMLAAMYDASLDAFVPHGWGLPIYNPFNYFGKSWNSHTFSVSTGILFSFHQGSRISLQYPRYDQLNWFWLKEYYPFTRWDDLPGMYRMHKQSTSAGEGPVTESIRDALSAMGEDAPVKDEEARENKMPLSQTIPLSPQVIIRKDLQETAFFYPQLKTDTAGQVLLSFKAPEALTRWKFMALAHTQDLKTGTWIFEAVTQKSLMVIPNAPRFFREKDTMDFMIKISSLANEDVQGAARLMLFDAFTLQPVDDAFDNRSGVRNFSLKKGQSTSVSWKLKIPEGISAVVYRVSASANGFTDGEENMLPVLTNRMLVTETMPIHVRGGQTKEFTFTRLMHATASPTLRHHQLKLEFAANPVWYAVQSLPYLMEYPYECAEQIFNRYYANSIAGSIVGSSPRIRQVFETWQHITPEALLSNLEKNADLKAVLLEETPWVLDAKNITEKQRRLALLCDFNRMASGSQAALKKLEETQLPNGGWPWFKGMPDNRFITQYIIIGLGRLLKLHAVPAAQIPRINEMLIHAVRYMDGRAHEDYAKAMKSSAPDDDHLGYVQIQYVYARSFFPEIPFSPEANAAFKYYLNQAEKYGLKKNIFAQGMLALALHRQGIKQQAGNLIASLKERALWSDELGMYWSQNAAGYLWHEAPVETQALLIEAFDEIAADTFSVNNMRIWLLKQKQVQDWQTTKATADACYALLLRGTDWIKETPAVTIQVAGKPITTDMSAEAGTGYLMTSWTQPDIVPKMGKVSVTLGGSSIGWGAMYWQYFEQLDKITSHETPLKLKKQLFVEVHTDRGPLMRPVNEQTPLKPGDLIKVRIELRCDRDMEFIHMKDMRAAGFEPVQVLSGYRWQGGLGYYESTRDAATHFFIDWLPKGTYVFEYALRVAQRGNFSNGITTIQSMYAPSFAAHSEGIRVRVE; encoded by the coding sequence ATGAAAAAAAATCTGGTTGTTGCTCTTTCTGTTTTGCTGATTTGTGCGGGTTGGGCAGCCATAAATGCCGAAAAATCTGCTTTTCTTCTTCCCGACCCCAATTGGAATAACTATGAAAAAGAATGGAATGAGGTGGATTCCTTGATGCAGGCCGGTCTGCCCCGTTCTGCTCTTACGCGGATTGAGCATATTTATGCAGCAGCCCGCAAAGAAAAAAATCACCCGCAGGTAGTGAAGGCTTTATTGTATCGTGCGGGGGCAGAATACCAGTTTGAGGAAGAACCGCAGGCAAGCGTTATCAGTTTGCTGGAAAGAGAACTGCCGCATCTGACCTTCCCGCAGAAGCAGTTTGCTCAATCCATACTTGCATCTCTGTATTGGAGATATTATCAGATAAACCGTTACCGGATACTCAATCGCACTGCAACTGATGGTTTTGTGCCTGATGATTTTAAAACATGGGATGCCGAAAAGTTTGTCCGCAGGGTCTCGGAATTATTTTTATCCTCTCTGAAACCAGAAGACAGTTTGAAGGTCCTACCCGTTGACTTGTTCTATCCCTTGCTTGATCATACTAAAGAATCTAAGGTTTACAGGCCTACTTTGTTTGATTTTTTTGCACACCGGGCACTGGAATTTTTTCAGAATTCAGAATCAGGTCTGACACGTCCGCTCTATCAGTTTTCACTGGATGATCCTGCCTTTTTTGCACCCCCTGAGGCTTTTATCCGCATCCAGGTGCAATCACGGGATACGCTGTCATTTATTTATCAGGCAGTCTTAATCTGGCAAAAGCTTCTGGCTTTTCATCTGCAACGGGCTGACTGGGCAGCTCTGGGCGATGCCGACCTGCATCGGCTGAGATTTATTTTTACCTATTACCGCGGTGAAGACAAAGAAAATCTTTTCATGCAGGCATTATTGCATCACCAGCAGCAATACGCGAGCGACACTGCAGTAGCTGCCTTCAGCGGCTTTGAAAGAGCGCGATTCCTTTATGATGTAGGCAGGCGCTATCAGAGAGGCAATGATAGTCTGCGCTGGAAAAAAAGGGATGCCTATCAGCAATGCCAGCGGATAATTGAACTGTACCCCGGAACGAAAGGGGCTGCTAACTGCCGGATGCTGCTGGAAGAAATTCAGCAACCCTCTATCGGGCTGCAACTGGAAGAAGTAAATACACCGGATATGCCATTCCGCGCGTTTGTGCGATACAAAAATGTAGAGCGCCTCTGGTTACGTGTCGTGCGCGTTTCACCTGCCGAGGAAATGAAACTTAATACCGTTCCCTCTGCAGAACGCAAACAGCGCCTGCTCGTCAAACCCGCCATTCAGCAATGGCAGCAAGCCCTCCCATCAGCAGGTGACTATAATACGCTGACTACCGAAATTGTAGTTCCTGCTCTACCCGCTGGTTTTTATTATCTGCTGGCTTCATCCACTGCTGATTTTAGTGATGCGTATCCTGTTGCGGCTGTATCTTTTTCGGTGTCCCATCTTAGTTGCATTACTCGTAAGGGTGAAAAAGGCCGCCTGGAGATTTATGTCAATAACCGCATTAGCGGAAAGCCGATGAAAAATGTATCTATCCAGACTTATCGTAAATCCTACGACTACGTAAAGCGCGAATATGTTTTGAAAGACGGCAGTGTATATAAAACCGATAACAACGGATTTCGGATGATTGCCTTTCCAAAAGACAGTGAGCCCTTTTTTCTTAAGCTCATGCATAAAAATGATTCTTTACTTGTGAACTATCCGTTTTACGACTATATGGGGCATTCTGAAGAACCCACCATGCGAAATAAAACTTTCTTCTTCACTGACAGGGCGATCTATCGTCCCGGACAAACGGTGTATTTCAAGGCGCTGGTGCTGCAGACGGATGGAATAAAAAATACGATAAGAAAAAATTTTACTGAAACAGTTGAATTGCTGGATGTGAATTACCAGAAGGTGGCTGAAGTAACTCTGGTAACTAATGAATATGGCACCTTTCATGGTAGTTTTGTGCTTCCTCATGGGTTATTGAACGGCACATTTACACTCCGATGCAAAAGCGGCAGCAAGAGCATTCAGGTAGAAGATTATAAACGCCCGCGCTTTTCGGTAAGCTTTCAGCCGGTGACGGGCAGCTTTCGCCTATATGACACCGCTGTCGTGGAAGGTATGGCCGTGAGCTATGCCGGTGCGGCCCTCACGCGGGCAGAGGTGCGCTATCGTGTGGAACGCACGGTATTTTTCCCTTTCCTTAATCACTTCCGCTCTCCCTGGCCTTCCGGAGAACGCATGGAAATAACCAGCGGCACAACTACAACCGATGAATCCGGCGGGTTTTACTTTTCTTTCCGGCTGCTGCCGGACCCATCTATATCGCCTGATCAGGCTCCGGTATTTCATTACCGTGTTTATGCAGACATCACCGATGTGAACGGAGAAACTCAGAGTGCTCAAACAGTAGTACATGCCGGTTATCGTGCATGGCAGGCTACTATAGAATTAGGAGAAGTTTTGCTTGCCGGACAAATAGATACCCTGCGTTTTTCCATCCGTAATCTGAATAACCAGCCTCAGGAGGCAAAGGGAACGATTTCCATTTTTAAATTAAAAAACCCTGACCGCCTGCTTCGCCCGCGTTTATGGGAAAGTCCTGATACAAACATCATTCCCCGCGAGGTTTATATTAAAAACTTCCCGTATGATGTATATGAAAATGAAAATAAGCATGAAAACTGGGAGCGGGAATCACTTGTTTGGTCATCTAACTTTGATACGAAACGGGCGGGCTTTCTGGTTCTGGAAAATACTGCGCAGTGGCCTGTAGGCATGTATGCGGCTGAACTACAGACGACCGACCCTTTTGGACAAATCATAACTGAGGTCGCTTACTTTTCGGTTTTTCAGGAGGGTAGCGGAGGGCTGCCTTATAAAACATTCTCATGGGTTCATCTTAAAAACCAGATCGCTGAGCCCGGGCAGCAGGTTGAGCTTTTTGTCGGCTCGGCTGCGGAAAATACACGTGTACTTTATGAGGTTATGCTACAAGACAGGATTATTGAAAGGAAATGGCTGGAAATCGGCAATAGAGTGCGGAAGTTGGAAATCCCGGTTACGGAAGAATACAGGGGCAACTTCGTTGTGAACCTGGTATTGATTCGTTTCGGGAGGGTGTATAATTATTCCCATATCGTTGAAGTGCCTTTCAGCAACAAACAGCTTCATCTTGAAGCAACCACTTTCCGGGATCGGCTTTTACCCGGGGAACATGAGGAATGGCAATTTAAAATTACCGGACCGCAAGGAGAAAAGGTTATGGCCGAAATGCTGGCAGCCATGTACGATGCTTCTCTGGATGCCTTTGTGCCTCACGGCTGGGGCCTGCCAATTTATAACCCGTTCAATTATTTCGGGAAAAGCTGGAACAGCCATACGTTTTCGGTGTCTACGGGTATTTTGTTTTCTTTTCATCAGGGTAGTCGCATATCCCTGCAATATCCACGCTATGATCAGTTAAATTGGTTTTGGCTGAAGGAGTATTATCCATTTACGCGCTGGGATGATTTGCCGGGCATGTATCGCATGCACAAACAAAGCACATCAGCGGGCGAGGGGCCTGTTACCGAAAGCATCAGGGATGCACTTTCTGCTATGGGAGAAGATGCGCCAGTTAAAGACGAGGAGGCACGGGAAAACAAAATGCCACTGTCTCAGACCATACCCTTGTCTCCGCAGGTTATAATCAGAAAGGACCTGCAGGAAACAGCATTCTTTTATCCTCAACTGAAAACAGATACCGCAGGGCAGGTTTTATTGTCTTTCAAAGCCCCGGAAGCCCTTACCCGGTGGAAGTTTATGGCCTTGGCACATACGCAGGATTTAAAAACAGGCACATGGATTTTTGAAGCCGTTACGCAAAAGTCATTAATGGTCATACCGAACGCCCCGCGCTTTTTCCGCGAAAAGGATACCATGGATTTCATGATTAAAATTTCCAGTCTTGCCAATGAAGATGTGCAGGGAGCAGCCCGCCTGATGTTGTTTGATGCATTTACCTTACAACCGGTTGATGATGCTTTTGACAATCGCAGCGGAGTGCGCAATTTTTCATTAAAAAAAGGCCAGAGCACGAGCGTGTCCTGGAAGCTCAAAATACCCGAGGGGATCTCTGCGGTAGTGTATCGTGTTTCGGCTTCAGCAAATGGATTTACTGATGGAGAAGAAAACATGTTGCCGGTATTGACCAACCGGATGCTGGTAACGGAAACCATGCCTATCCATGTGAGAGGAGGCCAGACAAAAGAGTTTACCTTCACCAGGCTTATGCATGCAACCGCATCCCCAACATTAAGACACCATCAACTGAAGCTGGAGTTTGCGGCCAATCCGGTATGGTATGCGGTGCAGTCTTTGCCCTATCTGATGGAATATCCCTATGAGTGTGCAGAACAGATTTTTAACAGGTATTATGCCAATAGCATTGCAGGTAGCATTGTCGGCTCCAGTCCGCGAATACGGCAGGTCTTTGAAACGTGGCAACATATCACTCCGGAAGCTTTGCTGTCAAACCTGGAAAAGAATGCAGACCTGAAAGCAGTGTTGCTGGAAGAAACTCCGTGGGTACTGGATGCGAAAAACATTACGGAAAAACAAAGACGGCTTGCGCTGCTGTGCGATTTCAACCGGATGGCTTCCGGGTCACAGGCAGCCTTGAAAAAGTTGGAGGAAACACAGTTGCCCAACGGGGGGTGGCCATGGTTTAAAGGTATGCCCGATAATAGGTTTATTACCCAGTATATTATCATCGGGCTGGGTAGGCTGCTCAAGCTGCATGCCGTACCTGCCGCTCAGATTCCCCGTATCAATGAAATGCTGATACATGCTGTACGCTATATGGATGGGCGCGCGCATGAAGATTATGCAAAAGCCATGAAAAGTTCGGCTCCGGATGATGATCATCTGGGATACGTGCAGATACAGTATGTTTATGCCCGTAGTTTTTTCCCTGAAATTCCTTTTTCACCTGAAGCGAATGCAGCTTTTAAATACTACCTCAATCAGGCAGAAAAATACGGATTGAAGAAGAACATATTTGCTCAGGGCATGCTTGCTTTGGCTCTGCATCGTCAGGGAATAAAGCAGCAGGCGGGTAATCTTATTGCCTCCCTGAAGGAAAGAGCATTATGGAGTGATGAACTGGGCATGTATTGGAGTCAGAATGCCGCAGGCTACTTGTGGCATGAGGCCCCGGTTGAAACACAGGCTTTGCTGATAGAAGCATTTGATGAGATTGCCGCTGATACATTTTCGGTAAACAATATGCGTATATGGCTGCTCAAACAAAAGCAGGTGCAGGACTGGCAAACTACCAAAGCCACTGCGGATGCCTGTTATGCGCTTTTATTGAGGGGAACGGACTGGATAAAAGAGACACCTGCTGTTACAATTCAGGTTGCCGGAAAACCTATCACAACCGATATGTCCGCAGAAGCAGGAACAGGCTATCTTATGACCTCGTGGACACAGCCTGATATTGTTCCAAAGATGGGGAAGGTTTCCGTTACGCTCGGTGGGAGTAGTATAGGATGGGGAGCTATGTATTGGCAATACTTTGAGCAGTTAGATAAAATTACTTCCCATGAAACACCTCTGAAACTGAAAAAACAACTGTTTGTGGAAGTGCATACCGATCGGGGTCCTCTTATGCGGCCGGTAAATGAGCAGACACCCCTTAAACCGGGTGATTTGATTAAGGTAAGAATTGAACTACGTTGCGACAGGGACATGGAATTTATCCACATGAAGGATATGCGTGCAGCAGGTTTTGAACCTGTGCAGGTACTATCCGGTTACCGCTGGCAAGGTGGGCTGGGATATTATGAAAGCACACGGGATGCTGCAACACATTTTTTTATTGATTGGCTGCCCAAGGGTACTTATGTTTTTGAATATGCTCTGCGTGTGGCTCAACGCGGCAACTTTTCCAATGGAATTACCACCATTCAAAGTATGTATGCTCCGTCATTTGCTGCACACTCCGAAGGCATCAGGGTGCGAGTTGAATAA
- the thiL gene encoding thiamine-monophosphate kinase, protein MDEQKQRTEIAALGEFGLIKALTSQFKNIHSSTIKGVGDDAAVIDTGNKFTLVTTDLLAEGIHFDLMYYPLKHLGYKAVVVNLSDIYAMNGIPKQVTVSFAVSNRFSVEALQELYAGVRYACERYRVDLVGGDTSSSLKGMFISVTAIGEVDKDKVTYRSTAREGDYLCVSGDLGGAYLGLQLLEREKQIYLENPEVQPDLEGQHYLVGRQLKPEARRDIIELFAEKGILPSAMIDISDGLSSDLLHICLQSNVGCRLYEADIPISQEALELAFKFSLDPTTCALSGGEDYELLFTLSREDKTKLEHEWDITVIGDIVKKEHGTKLLTKGGNLYDLTAQGWDAFLKSPRQ, encoded by the coding sequence ATGGATGAACAAAAGCAACGAACTGAAATAGCTGCATTAGGTGAGTTCGGTCTTATCAAAGCCCTAACCAGCCAATTCAAAAATATCCATTCTTCTACCATCAAGGGTGTGGGCGATGATGCCGCGGTCATTGACACGGGTAATAAGTTTACTCTGGTAACCACTGATCTGCTGGCCGAAGGTATTCACTTTGACCTGATGTATTACCCGCTCAAGCATCTTGGCTATAAGGCAGTAGTGGTGAATCTGTCTGACATATACGCTATGAACGGCATTCCCAAGCAGGTTACCGTATCGTTTGCCGTATCCAACCGGTTTTCCGTTGAAGCGCTTCAAGAGCTGTATGCGGGGGTGCGGTATGCCTGTGAGCGGTATAGGGTGGATTTGGTGGGAGGCGATACCAGCTCTTCACTTAAGGGTATGTTTATTAGCGTAACCGCAATTGGCGAGGTAGATAAGGATAAAGTTACCTACCGCAGCACCGCACGGGAAGGAGACTATTTGTGTGTGAGCGGTGACCTGGGAGGGGCCTATCTGGGTTTGCAATTGCTGGAACGTGAAAAACAGATTTATCTGGAAAACCCGGAGGTACAGCCTGATCTGGAAGGGCAGCATTATCTGGTGGGCCGTCAGCTTAAGCCTGAAGCCCGCAGAGATATCATAGAGCTTTTTGCAGAAAAAGGAATTCTCCCCAGCGCCATGATTGATATCTCGGATGGTCTTTCTTCCGACCTGCTGCATATCTGCCTGCAGTCAAATGTAGGGTGCCGGCTTTATGAAGCGGATATCCCTATCAGTCAGGAAGCACTGGAACTTGCTTTTAAGTTCAGCCTTGACCCTACGACCTGCGCTTTGAGCGGAGGGGAAGATTATGAATTGTTGTTTACTTTATCACGCGAAGACAAAACCAAATTGGAGCATGAATGGGATATCACGGTCATCGGTGATATTGTAAAAAAAGAGCATGGCACCAAGTTGCTTACCAAAGGAGGCAACCTTTACGATCTTACCGCACAAGGGTGGGATGCTTTTCTGAAGAGCCCGCGGCAGTAG
- a CDS encoding putative serine esterase, which yields MKKCYLLALLIVFPVLLTIAQSAQRQNKKYIPSDTANTYAGPLPYDYKSQMKYKKIKTTSHYLIMRDSVKIAINLSLPRNLEEGEKIPTILYQTRYWRGAKFRWPFSMFVNNFSTKTGRMIRDAIRCGYAFVAVDVRGSGASTGSRKHPWTADEVQDGAQIVDWIIAQPWSNGRVGATGISYSGTTSEFLATTQHPAVKAVMPMFSLFDVYDDIAMPGGLQLEYFTKNWGFANQKLDNNKLPRRGSIRLLVKGVQPVKGQKKVLKREALPDHQANLNVHDGVRSLTFRDDVSEVDGQTGPDVFSPHSYAKKIDDAGIAVYSVSGYYDGAYGHAAIKRFLTLQNPQNRLLLGPWEHGGNFNCSPFNPGASGFDKTAEVLKFFDYYLKGKDTGIDKEPRVHYFTVGEERWKASSTWPPENVSYRHFYLQADNKLYDVQPDAVAGAYSHTPSAYPAGFTVFKTDTTFGTGTKSRWRSLIGQLHTPRVYEDWHERSQQLTYFDSEPLQHEMEVTGQPIVSFYISCSVPDAGLFVYLQDVDENGKTTYVTEGQFRLLHRKVSEEQPPYKDDPHLPYHSFLRKDGSPMVPGKVEEVSFELLPVSYLFKKGHRIRISLSGADRDHFTPVGPDAEWRVQHNASWPSMIALPVVPR from the coding sequence ATGAAGAAGTGTTACCTGCTCGCTTTGCTGATTGTCTTTCCCGTTTTGCTGACTATTGCGCAATCCGCACAACGGCAGAATAAAAAATACATTCCCTCAGACACAGCAAACACCTATGCCGGGCCGCTGCCCTATGACTATAAAAGCCAGATGAAGTATAAAAAGATAAAAACCACTTCGCATTATTTAATCATGCGCGACAGTGTTAAAATTGCAATCAACCTTTCATTGCCCCGCAACCTGGAGGAAGGAGAAAAAATTCCGACAATTCTCTATCAGACCCGTTACTGGCGGGGGGCAAAATTCCGTTGGCCCTTCAGCATGTTTGTCAACAATTTCAGCACTAAAACTGGCCGGATGATTCGTGATGCAATCCGGTGTGGCTATGCTTTTGTAGCTGTGGATGTCAGGGGGTCGGGGGCAAGCACCGGCAGCCGTAAGCATCCGTGGACGGCTGACGAAGTACAGGATGGAGCACAGATAGTGGATTGGATCATTGCCCAGCCCTGGTCTAACGGGCGTGTGGGGGCCACAGGCATCAGCTACAGTGGTACTACCAGCGAGTTTCTGGCTACTACACAGCATCCCGCTGTGAAAGCCGTGATGCCCATGTTTTCCTTATTTGATGTATACGATGATATTGCCATGCCGGGCGGTCTGCAGCTGGAGTATTTTACTAAAAACTGGGGATTTGCCAACCAGAAGCTGGATAACAACAAATTGCCCAGGAGAGGATCAATACGCCTGTTGGTGAAAGGTGTGCAGCCGGTGAAGGGCCAAAAAAAAGTGCTAAAAAGAGAGGCTCTGCCCGATCATCAGGCTAACCTGAACGTGCATGACGGAGTGCGCTCTCTGACCTTTCGCGATGACGTTTCCGAAGTGGATGGCCAGACAGGCCCTGATGTGTTCAGTCCGCACAGCTATGCAAAAAAAATTGATGATGCCGGCATAGCGGTGTATTCGGTGAGCGGCTATTATGACGGAGCGTATGGGCATGCGGCAATAAAACGGTTTCTTACCCTGCAAAATCCGCAAAACAGGCTGCTGCTGGGTCCCTGGGAGCATGGCGGAAATTTCAACTGCAGCCCCTTTAACCCAGGCGCTTCTGGTTTCGACAAAACAGCGGAGGTGTTGAAGTTTTTTGATTACTATTTGAAAGGCAAAGACACCGGTATTGACAAAGAACCGCGGGTGCACTACTTCACTGTGGGAGAGGAGCGCTGGAAAGCCTCCTCTACCTGGCCACCGGAAAATGTATCCTACAGGCATTTTTATTTACAGGCTGACAACAAACTGTACGATGTACAACCGGATGCTGTGGCAGGCGCCTATTCACACACTCCTTCGGCATACCCGGCCGGATTTACTGTTTTTAAAACAGATACCACTTTCGGCACGGGCACCAAAAGCCGCTGGCGCTCCCTGATCGGTCAATTGCATACTCCCAGAGTGTATGAAGACTGGCATGAGCGCAGTCAGCAGCTTACGTATTTTGATAGCGAGCCCTTGCAGCACGAAATGGAAGTAACCGGACAGCCGATAGTCTCTTTTTATATCTCCTGCAGCGTACCGGATGCAGGATTATTTGTCTATTTGCAGGATGTGGACGAAAACGGCAAGACTACCTATGTTACGGAAGGACAGTTCCGCTTACTCCACCGAAAGGTCAGCGAAGAACAGCCGCCCTATAAAGATGATCCGCATTTGCCATATCATTCCTTTTTGAGAAAAGATGGCAGCCCGATGGTGCCGGGTAAGGTAGAGGAGGTTTCATTTGAGCTCTTACCTGTTTCTTATTTGTTTAAGAAAGGACATCGCATACGCATCAGTCTATCCGGTGCCGATCGTGATCATTTTACCCCCGTAGGCCCGGATGCAGAATGGCGTGTACAGCATAATGCTTCCTGGCCATCCATGATTGCCCTGCCGGTTGTTCCACGTTGA
- a CDS encoding sulfotransferase family protein gives MPGIDNFGSIKFNLLLPQAGVDIQMNIPYGPRAYFNFRGHPAFGSSLQSWLKLLWRYRSEIALPFLPKIMYITLIILLSTPVRLYEQLRYNKKIWRYHLRAPVFILGYPRSGTTYLHYLLSADCRFGYCAVLESFMPWIFLSSEKLLKKIMSQSLPVIHPMDNLKLHATSPSEEEMALFCMGEESMITGYVFPKKIYSCFKKYVLFQNKTREILATWKSNLAFFMQKLCYKNEGRPLLMKNSFHIGRVRELLEMFPDAKFIHIYRNPYAVYAANVQLYEKMLPVLSFHEADVRIIEDFILRSYSDIFRKYNEDKKSIPPKNLIEFSYEEFTDNPLQTLERIYNQLNLGDFDRLLPVFEKALAESAGYHFNSYTPDPELKDKVYAAWKPYFEAMGYAS, from the coding sequence TTGCCGGGAATAGATAATTTTGGCTCCATTAAATTTAATTTATTACTCCCTCAGGCTGGCGTTGATATTCAGATGAACATCCCTTATGGCCCTCGGGCATATTTTAATTTCAGAGGTCATCCCGCCTTTGGCTCAAGTCTTCAATCCTGGCTGAAGCTTCTTTGGCGCTACCGCAGTGAGATAGCTTTACCTTTTCTGCCTAAAATCATGTATATCACGCTAATTATTCTATTGAGCACTCCTGTGAGGCTTTATGAGCAGTTGCGCTACAATAAAAAAATTTGGCGCTATCATCTCAGGGCGCCTGTATTTATTCTGGGTTATCCAAGAAGCGGCACAACTTATCTGCATTACCTTCTGAGTGCAGATTGCCGGTTTGGATACTGTGCAGTGTTGGAGAGCTTCATGCCGTGGATTTTCCTGAGCTCAGAGAAGTTGCTCAAAAAAATCATGAGCCAGTCTTTACCCGTAATCCATCCCATGGATAACCTGAAATTGCATGCCACATCTCCCAGCGAGGAAGAGATGGCCCTCTTCTGCATGGGCGAAGAGTCTATGATAACCGGCTATGTTTTCCCGAAAAAGATTTATTCCTGCTTCAAAAAGTATGTTTTATTCCAGAATAAGACCAGAGAAATTCTGGCCACCTGGAAAAGCAATCTTGCTTTTTTTATGCAAAAGCTCTGCTATAAAAATGAGGGCAGGCCTCTTTTGATGAAAAACTCTTTCCATATCGGACGGGTGCGGGAGCTGCTGGAAATGTTTCCGGATGCAAAGTTTATCCATATATATCGCAATCCCTATGCAGTGTATGCCGCTAATGTGCAATTGTATGAAAAAATGCTCCCCGTTCTTTCCTTTCATGAGGCTGATGTCAGGATTATTGAAGACTTCATCCTCAGGTCGTATTCGGATATTTTCCGCAAATACAACGAAGACAAGAAAAGCATTCCGCCGAAAAACCTGATTGAGTTTTCCTATGAAGAGTTTACAGACAACCCCCTTCAGACTCTGGAAAGAATATACAATCAGCTCAACCTGGGCGATTTTGACCGGCTACTGCCTGTCTTTGAAAAGGCCCTTGCCGAGAGTGCCGGCTATCATTTCAATTCCTATACTCCCGACCCTGAACTGAAAGACAAAGTGTATGCTGCCTGGAAGCCGTATTTTGAAGCAATGGGCTATGCTTCCTGA